A window of Halobellus sp. LT62 contains these coding sequences:
- a CDS encoding thiamine pyrophosphate-dependent enzyme, translating to MSAFSAIGEHAEHDRNEYTPGVEPQPTWCPGCGDFGVLKALKGAAAELGLSPEEMLVCTGIGCSGKLNSYFDSYGFHTIHGRSLPIARAAKLANPGLTVIAAGGDGDGYGIGGNHFIHTARENHDMTYIVFNNEIFGLTKGQTSPTSPKGHKSKTQPHGSAKDPIRPLSMSLNAGASYIARTAAVNPNQAKDIIVEAVEHDGFSHIDFLTQCPTWNKDAKQYVPYIDVNDSEDYEFDNTDRNEASEMMFETENVLNEGTVLTGRYYVDEDRPSYQQEKRRIGEIPEEPLAERYFDEEYEWERVYDTFLDKHK from the coding sequence ATGAGCGCATTCAGTGCAATCGGCGAACACGCCGAACACGACCGTAACGAGTACACGCCCGGCGTCGAACCGCAGCCCACGTGGTGTCCCGGCTGCGGCGACTTCGGGGTTCTGAAGGCCCTGAAAGGAGCCGCCGCCGAGTTGGGTCTCTCCCCCGAGGAGATGCTCGTCTGCACCGGCATCGGCTGCTCGGGCAAACTGAACAGCTACTTCGACAGCTATGGGTTCCACACGATCCACGGCCGATCGCTCCCGATCGCGCGAGCGGCCAAACTGGCTAATCCCGGACTGACGGTCATCGCCGCCGGCGGCGACGGCGACGGCTACGGGATCGGCGGGAACCACTTCATACACACGGCCCGCGAGAACCACGATATGACGTACATCGTGTTCAACAACGAGATCTTCGGGCTGACGAAGGGCCAGACCTCGCCGACGTCGCCGAAAGGCCACAAGTCGAAGACCCAACCCCACGGCTCCGCGAAGGACCCGATCCGGCCGCTCTCGATGTCGCTGAACGCCGGCGCGTCCTACATCGCTCGGACCGCCGCTGTCAATCCAAACCAAGCGAAGGATATCATCGTCGAGGCCGTCGAGCACGACGGGTTCTCCCACATCGACTTCCTCACGCAGTGTCCGACGTGGAACAAGGACGCAAAGCAATACGTCCCGTACATCGACGTCAACGACTCCGAGGACTACGAGTTCGACAACACCGATCGGAACGAGGCCTCCGAGATGATGTTCGAGACGGAGAACGTCCTCAACGAGGGCACCGTCCTCACCGGCCGCTACTACGTCGACGAGGACCGACCGTCCTACCAGCAGGAGAAGCGACGAATCGGCGAAATCCCCGAGGAACCGCTCGCAGAGCGGTACTTCGACGAGGAGTACGAGTGGGAGCGGGTCTACGACACGTTCCTCGACAAGCACAAGTAG
- the lrpA1 gene encoding HTH-type transcriptional regulator LrpA1, producing MEATSTESRILDVLEEDAQASYAEIAERAEVSKPTVRKYIRQMEEEGVIIGYSADVDPKKLSETSIALVGLDVASERYVEATRELKALDAVESLYTSSGDHMLMAEVRATDGDALGEVIAETLLSIDGITAAHPSFLQERLK from the coding sequence ATGGAAGCCACCTCGACGGAGAGCCGCATTCTCGACGTCCTCGAGGAAGACGCGCAAGCGTCGTACGCCGAGATCGCAGAGCGGGCAGAGGTCTCCAAACCCACCGTCCGGAAGTACATCCGGCAGATGGAGGAGGAAGGAGTCATCATCGGCTACTCCGCCGACGTCGACCCGAAGAAGCTCTCGGAGACGTCGATCGCGCTCGTCGGTCTCGACGTCGCCTCGGAACGCTACGTCGAGGCGACGCGCGAACTGAAAGCGCTCGACGCGGTCGAGTCGCTGTACACCTCCTCGGGCGATCATATGCTGATGGCGGAGGTCCGCGCTACCGACGGCGACGCGCTCGGCGAGGTCATCGCGGAGACGTTGCTCTCGATCGACGGGATTACTGCCGCGCACCCGTCGTTCCTGCAGGAACGGCTGAAGTAG